TAATTTCCAATTGTTGCACTTGTATTATTGTCATAAACGATTGCATTTCTATAATCAACGTCTCCGACTTTAAAGATTGAAAAAGTTATATTAGTGATTCCAAAACTTCCACCACCTGAATAAACATAAAAATATCCATCATTAGAGCCATAATCCTCATAATGCCAATTGAAACTTGACCCAGATAATTGTGTATACGTATACGTTGCACCTTTGACATTGCTAATAAACACATTTAAAGCAAATACGAATACCAGCAACGTTAATAAAATTTTTTTACCCCACTTCATTTATATCCCCTCCCTTATGTAAAGTCCTGACCCAAGTTTGCTCCCTATATGTAAAGAGAGCAATAATAATAATAACGTATTGCGATAAAGAAAAGAAAAAGAAACTTATTAAATCATATAACTTAACCTGCTCCCAATCTTCTTTATCCAAAAACAAGCCATAAAAAAGCATATTTATAAGGAGTGCCGTTGGGAGGTTTATAAGAAAACTTACAGGATGCAAAAGGGATTGCAAAAATGAAAAGGTATAAAACAGGCTGGCAAGTGGGAAGAGTAAAACAAAACTTTTTGAGAGAGCATAAGAAGAATAATCACCAAAAAGCAATTGAAATCCTCCTCGTGTCCATCTGAGCCTCTGTCTCCAAGAAATATCCCAAGTCTCGGGAGCCTCGTTATACACTACAATGCCCTCGTCCACAAAACGGATCGGAACTCTTATTTTTAAGGTGTATTCTAAATCGTCCACAAGTGTGTCCACATTAAAAGGATTATCTTTTAAAACTTTTGCCGTGCAAGCCCAACCGTTGCCTGGTATAACATTAGAAACACCTATTAAAGATAGAGCAGATTGAAACCTGTATAAGTAAGCATACAAAATTATATACATACGAGAAACCCAAGTCCTATTATTTTTTGGTATTCTTAAATGATGGATTATAATCTCGTTATCTCCTAAATAAGGAAGTGACTTTGCTAAAAAATCTTTTTCAAACCTTGTATCTGCATCAAAAAAGTATAGAGCGTCACTATCGTTTAATTTGTTTAAAATACGAGGGAGAGCCTTG
The DNA window shown above is from Caldisericum sp. and carries:
- a CDS encoding glycosyltransferase → MKIILNLFFLALFLFPFLGFINKKSIKKGAGIQRRAYAIIPAHNEENVIENLINDCKATGFDGVFVVADSCTDKTINKAGRLKARIYEVHEHNKGKALSKALPRILNKLNDSDALYFFDADTRFEKDFLAKSLPYLGDNEIIIHHLRIPKNNRTWVSRMYIILYAYLYRFQSALSLIGVSNVIPGNGWACTAKVLKDNPFNVDTLVDDLEYTLKIRVPIRFVDEGIVVYNEAPETWDISWRQRLRWTRGGFQLLFGDYSSYALSKSFVLLFPLASLFYTFSFLQSLLHPVSFLINLPTALLINMLFYGLFLDKEDWEQVKLYDLISFFFFSLSQYVIIIIALFTYREQTWVRTLHKGGDINEVG